The genomic region AGGTAACATATGCTGCTTTATCCGGCCAAGGACGCCAAACAGAACGGCAAAAGGCGTTAAAAGACTTCCGTGAAGGTAAGATTCAACTGCTTTTAGCGACAGATGTTGCTGGGCGGGGCTTAGATATTACTGACTTACCATATGTCATTAACTTTGACGTGCCTAATGCTAAGATTACCTATATTCATCGGGCTGGTCGGACTGGTCGGATGGGCCGTGAAGGAACGGTATTAACGTTGGGGAACCAACATGATGGCCGTAACTTGCGGAAATTGTTAGCGCCAGAATATGATTTAGTGACCCGTTATTTGGTCGGCGATCATTTGGAAGAAACAAAACCAGCAGTTGTGAAGGAAGCCGCACCAGTTCAAAAAACGGCTGCCACACCAACACAACAACCAACGAAAACACCGGTTGCTGATGACAAACCAATGGGTGAACGAAGTAAGACAAAAGTGGCTAAGAAACCAGTGCCAACTCGCCAACCTGCTGAACCATTAAAGCCAAAACGTAAGAAAAATCGTAAACGCGATCAAAAGAATAAGGGCTACCACAAGAAAAATAAAGATTTAACGGTCTAGCCCAAACGAAAAAGAAACCTTAATTTAGTTAAGGTTTCTTTTTTATTTGGTCGTAATTGTGAGAGAGTGGGCAAGCTATTAATTGACAATCACGGTTAAGCGTTTACAATATAAGTAAGGGTTTTATTTCGTTTGACGGACACTTGAGCGAACGGACTCGCTGGAAATTGACTTTTAATTTGTAAGCCTTTTATCTAAATTGGACAAGACCACGTTAGACTTAAGCTATCCCTAATGGCCTTGTTACCACGAAGGGCAAGCCCGAAAGTCAGTGACGAGCTAAATTTTAGGAGGTGCCGACAATGGCAGATGAACAAAACTTAGAAACAATCATGGGACTGATTATTAATGGTGGGAACGCCAAGAGTAGTGCAATGGAAGCAATTCAGGCCGCTAAGAAGGGCGATTTTGACCAAGCTACTGCTAAATTACAGGAATCAGATGCTGCATTATCAGAAGCACATAATGTCCAAACCGGGATGTTAACTAAGGAAGCCAGTGGCGACCATATTGATGTCACTTTATTAACGGTTCATTCTCAAGATCATTTAATGAACGCCATTACGTTCAGAGACCTTGCCGGCGAAGTGGTCGATGTCTACCGGAAGATGGCTGGCTTACCTGTTGAAACGTATTAAATTTAGGAAAAGAGCGTGATTGCGTTATGGAAATTAAACAAAATTTGAGTATGCCCGCGAGTGATTTCTATCAGAAGATTGTGACGTCTGTGTTATTTGATATCAAACAACAAACTGGCGAAAAAATTACCGAAGCGCAACTTGCTAATTATTCGTATCAAAAATTGTTTGGTAACCGTGGTCAAGCAACGTTGAAGGTTACTCAGTTGATCAAGGATCAGAGCTATCATTACGAAACAAGCTCCTCACGAGGGACTTACCAATCAAGTTATGATATTTTTGCCAATGGGCCGCAAGCCATCCAAGTGATTTACCGGGAACAAGCCAAGGCAAACAGTAAATTACAACAAACGAATGATTTATTGATGGGTGCCGTTTTAGGCTTTATGAGAAAACGGGGCTTCAAAAAGATGTTAAAACAAATCGAAAAATCATATCTAGCGGGATAAGGAGAGAGTTTGATTATGGAATATCAACAATTGGCGCCATTCCCACAAGATTTTCTATGGGGTTCAGCTTCGGCTGCTTATCAAATTGAAGGGGCTTATCAAGAAGCGGGTAAGGGTCAGTCTGTCTGGGACCAGTTTGTCCGTATTCCTGGGAAGACCTTTAAGGCCACTAACGGGGATGTCGCGGTCGATCACTATCACCGCTATCAAGAAGACGTCGCGTTAATGGCCCGGGCGGGTTTAAAAGCCTATCGTTTTTCAATTTCGTGGCCCCGAGTATTACCTGCTGGGCGCGGCACGATGAATGAAGAAGGCTTAGCTTTTTATGATCGCTTAATTGATGAATTAATTGCTAATCAGATTGAACCAATTGTCACGATTTATCATTGGGACTTACCGCAAGCCTTGCAAGATGAATATGGTGGTTGGGAATCGCGGCAGATTATTCCGGATTTTACAGCTTATGCAGCCTTATTATTCGAACGTTTTGGCGATCGTGTTCATCATTGGGTCACCTTGAACGAACAAAATATCTTCATCACGCACGGCTATTTAACCGCAGAACACCCACCAGCAGTGATGGATGCTAAACGGACTTATCAAGCTAATCATATGGCCAATTTAGCCAATGCGAGTGCTATTAAGTTGTTCCACGAAAAAGGTTATCAAGGTGGGATTGGTCCTAGTTTTGCCTATAGTCCAACCTATGCCCTAGATGCTGATCCAGTGAACCAGATTGCGGCTGATGATGCTGAGCAATTGAATGCCGATTTATGGTTGGATGTTTATGCTTGGGGTCGCTATCCGAAGTTAATTCTAAATTATTGGGCGCGTGAAGGACTGCTGCCAGATATCACGGCAGCAGATCAAGCATTATTACAAGACCCATTAGCCCGGCCTGATTTCATGGGACTCAACTATTACCAAACGACAACCGTAACGGCTAATCCGTTGGTCGGTGGCGTTGGGTTAACCAAACAAAATACTTCCGGTAAAAAAGGAACGAGTCAAGCGAGCGGTGTGCCAGGGCTTTTCAAGACGGCTGACAATCCGTATATGCAACAAACCGACTGGGATTGGAATTATTGACCCAGAAGGACTTAGAATGGCATTACGGCGCATTGAGAGTCGTTATAGCTTACCGGTTTTAATTACCGAAAATGGTTTGGGTGCTTATGATCGCCTAGATGGTGCTGGTGAAGTGCACGATGATTACCGCATTGCCTTTTTAAAGGCTCACATTCAAGCAATCCAAGAAGCCATTACAGATGGCGTGACCGTCATTGGTTACACAACCTGGAGTTTCACGGATTTATTGAGCTGGACGAATGGTTATCAGAAGCGCTACGGTTTTGTCTATGTTGATCGAGATGAAACCGACGAAAAGGAACTCAATCGCTATCCTAAGGACAGCTTTTATTGGTACCAACGCGTCATTCGAAGTAACGGATAACAATTAAATTAAAAAAATGAAGACCTAGGACAAAAGTGATTTTTGTCCTAGGTCTTTTTTGATATTCGGATATGGATGGTTTTACCGTTTTTTGTCAGTAGCTTTCTGTGCTTAGCGTCACTCGTCAAACAACTGCTTGCAGCAGTTATTCGCCGAGCGGTGCTAATGCTCGAAGCCAACCCGTTTCAAACGCACTTCCTTTTTTGTGCGATTGCGCTTAAAATAGCTGTATTAGATAAAACGAGGTGTGGTAATGACAACCCAACAAAGAAGAGACGCCATTTTAGCGGCGATTAAAGACAGTGGCCAACCGATTAGTGCCAAGCAACTAGCGCAGACTTATCACGTGAGTCGCCAGACAATTGTGGGCGATATTGCGTTAATTCGCGCGCAGGGTGTCAATATTATTGCGACGGTCAGCGGCTATTATTATCAAACGACAACCCAACAAATCACCGGTTATCGCGCACAATTAGTGTGTCAGCATACACAAGCCAAGACGCGCGCTGAATTAACCGCCATTGTTCAAAACGGCGGGCGAGTGATTGACGTTACAGTTGATCATCAAGTCTACGGCGAAATAACGGGGCAATTAGGCATCAACAACTTGACAGATGTCAAAGGATTTATGCAAAAAATTAAAAAATATCCCGAACAAAAACTACTCTCAACACTCACTGGTGGGATTCACCTCCACACCATCGAATGCGCTTCTGAACAGGATTTTGAACGGATAAAAGCGGCCTTGTCAGCACTTAATATTCTCTACGTTAATAATTAGGGTGTCTTGACACATGTAAACCTAAGAAGTATGATAAACACAATTATTATCAACTTTGGAGGCGGATTTGAGATGACAAAAGAACATCACAAACTATTATGGGCAGCTGGTGGCGCCTGGCTATTTGACGCGATGGATGTCGGATTGTTGTCGTTTGTCATTGCAGCGCTCGCTAAAGAATGGCACCTTAACAGTGGGCAAATGGGTTTAATTGGCAGTGTTGGCTCAATCGGGATGGCGATTGGTGCTGTCTTCTTCGGCGCCTTGGCTGATAAAATTGGGCGGCGGAATAGTTTACTATTCTCGCTATTACTTTTTTCAATTGGGAACGGCTTATCGGCGCTTAGCCCATCATTAATCGTCTTCATGGCCTTACGGTTATTAGTGGGAATTGGTTTGGGTGGCGAGTTACCAGTTGCTTCGACGTTAATTTCAGAGAATACACCGGACGCAACACGTGGGCGGGCAGTCGTCTTACTAGAGAGTTTCTGGGCGGCCGGTTGGTTAGCGGCTAGTTTACTGGCATATTTTGTGATTCCTAATTGGGGTTGGCGCGTTGTCTTATTGATTACGTCACTCCCCGCTGTTTACACGTTGGTCCTTCGGGAGCACGTCAAGGATAGCCACGAACCAGCCACGATTCAAAAGCCATTGCCCTTTATGCAGCGCGTTACGAAATTGTGGCAACCAGCTTACCGCCAAAAAACGGCTTTATTATGGTTTGTGTGGTTCTTAGTCGTCTTTTCTTATTATGGAATGTTTCTCTGGTTACCAAGCGTCATGGTGCTCAAAGGTTTTAGTTTGGTCAACAGTTTTGGTTACGTCTTAATCATGACCTTGGCGCAGCTACCCGGCTACTTTTTTGCAGCTTGGTTAATTGAAAAGTGGGGACGTAAATGGGTCCTCGGTAGTTTCTTAATTGGAACGGCAATCAGTGCCTATTTCTTTGGTACCGCCCAATCAGTCGGTCTATTAATTAGTGCTGGCGCCTTGTTATCCTTTTTCAACTTGGGTGCGTGGGGCGCGTTGTACGCCTACACACCAGAACAATATCCAGCCATTATTCGTGGCAGCGGAAGTGGATTAGCCGCAGCAGTTGGGCGGATTGGTGGGATTGTCGGACCGTTTTTAGTCGGCTATCTCATCAATCAAAAAGTCTCAATCACAGTGATTTTTACGATCTTCACGGTTGCGATTTTGATGGCAGCCGGAGCCGTCCTCTTATTCGGAGTTGAAACGATGCATCAAAAAATGACAGATGTCGACTGAATATTGCTAAATCAACTTTACAGTTAATTCACGAGGTGCGATAATGAAAGTTATAGGCTCTCGTGGCTCAACTGGATAGAGCAATCGCCTCCTAAGCGATAGGTTGCGAGTTCGATTCTCGCCGGGGGCATCTTAAATTAAATAGCAACAACAAGTAGAAGAAGAAAGTTTAGCGCTAATGACGCTAAATTTTCTTCTTTTTGCGTCAATACGGACGTTAAGAGGGAAAATCATTGTTTAAAGGGCTAATTTATGGGCTGCCAATATCACTATTACTATGGGGTGTTATTATTGTCGTTATTTATTTTTTCATTTGATAATTAAGCACAAAACCAGTCAGAATTGGGTTGAAAGATTGAATTCGTTTTCATTTTCAGAAAGTTGTCAAAGGTGATTCATATTCAGCAAAAATATGGTAAAATAGACTCGTATTCAAAAATCGCAACTAAAAAGTTGCAATTAATCTGGAGGCTTTTTCATGTCATTAGTTAATGGTACAGAAATCTTTAAAGCTGCTCGTGAAGGTCATTACGCTGTTGGTGCTTTCAACACAAACAACCTTGAATGGACACGTGCTATCTTAGGCGCTGCTCAAGAAACTAACACACCAATCTTGATCCAAACATCAATGGGTGCTGCTAAATATATGGGTGGTTACGAATTATGCAAGAACTTGGTTGAACAAACAATCAAGTCAATGAACATCACTGTTCCTGTTATCATGCATTTAGATCACGGTAACTACGAAGCTGCTAAAGAATGTATCGAAGTTGGTTACAACTCAGTTATGTTCGATGGTCATGATTTACCATTCGAAGAAAACTTAGCAAAGACAAAAGAAATCGTTGCTTTAGCACATGCTAAAGGTATCTCAGTTGAAGCCGAAGTTGGTTCAATTGGTGGCGAAGAAGACGGTATCGTTGGTGCTGGTGAATTAGCTGATGTTGAAGAAGCTAAACAATTAGCAGCTGCTGGTCCTGACTACTTAGCTGTTGGTATTGGTAACATTCACGGTGTATACCCTGAAAACTGGCAAGGTTTAAGCTTTGACCGTTTAGAAGAATTAGCTGCTGAAATCAAGATTCCTCTTGTATTACACGGTGGTTCAGGTATTCCTAAGGAACAAATCCTTAAAGCAATCGACATGGGTATTGCTAAGGTTAACGTTAATACAGAACAACAAATTGCATGGTCAAAAGCTGTTAAAGCATACTACGCTGCAGACAAAGACGAAGCTGAAAAAGGCTTTGATCCTCGTAAAGTTCTTGCACCTGGTACAAAAGCAATCAAAGACACAGTTGAATCACGTATCGAATGGTTCGGTACACCAGCTGTTAAATAATTATTATTTATCAAAAAAGTCCAACTTCGGTTGGGCTTTTTTTATTGGCATTTTTTTGAAGGCTTGTGTTAAGATGATAGCAAAATAGAGGTGGGGCTAAAATGGACAATGTGGCACAATACTTGGCTGGTTTAGAAAATGATAATGATCGTGCACTTGCACTGTCAATGCACAAGATTATTTGTACGGTGTTGCCGGATGCCGAAGTTAAATTGGCCTACGGATTAGTTGGCTACTACCAACCTAAGGCACTTTGTTATTTTGGCATTAACAAGCGCCACGTTGGTTTTTATCCAACGAATCAACCGATGGCTCATTTTGCAAAAGAAGTCGCGCCTTATCAAACGGGTAAAGGGACGCTTCAATTTAAAAAAGATAGTGCGGCATTTCCAGTTGAGCTCATCCAAAATATTGCACGTTGGCAGTTAGCACAAGCACAAAAATAAGCTTCCCCACAGTGGGCAAGCTTATTTTTGTTTAATGACCGCTCGTCACTTTAATCCCGATAATCCCAATCACGAGTAAAATCACGAATAACCAAGTTAACAAACTAAGATGTTCATTGAATAAAATCACACCGACTAAAATCGCCCCAACGGCACCAATCCCAGTCCAAACTGGGTAAGCGATACTGAGCGGTAAGCCTTTAGTTGCGCGAATTAAAAAGCCAAAGCTAACCACCATCCCGACGATCGTTAATAACGTGTAGTTGAGTTTGGTAAAACCGCTACTCATCTTCATAGTAGTTGCCCACCAAACCTCTGCTAATCCTGCGATTAATAAATCAAACCATGCCATAATATAAAGCCTCCTAAAGTTGTCGCGCCATAAAAAAAGGGCAGCCAATCACTTCTTCTATGACCTATAGAAGTGATTAACTGCCCGGTGGCAACGATTAAATTAAGTCTATCATAGCAAATTTGGTTACCAAAGAAAAGCCTAACCGATCGAACCGCCAATTAAGTAAGTGACGACCATTGTTAAAACGCCGGTTAAAACGTTACGTAAAATACCCTTGAAGCGGTTGGCATGACCTAGCGTGGCACTTGTATAGCCGGTAATGATTAAGGCAACCACAATTGACGCCACGGTCCCACTGACTTTGTAAGGATAAGGAATCGCTAGAATTGTGAGGATTGGTAAGAGCGAACCCAAAATGAACGAGAAGAAGGATGAAAAGGCTGCGTGCCAGGGATTAAAATAGTGGTGTAGTTCAATGTTATATTTTTCGCGGAGCGTAATATCAAGACTATCCTTTTGCATGAAGGCTGTCGCAACTTGGTTAGCGAGAGGCGTTGGTAAGCCCTTTGATTCATAGGTTCGTTGTAGACTAGCTACTTCGGCATCGTATTCGTTTTGAATCGCTTCTTTTTGAAGGCGCATCATTGATTTTTGCGTATCACGTTGTGTGCTGACCGAAACGTATTCACCGCCACCCATCGAAAAGGCGCCCGCTAACATGCCAGAAATCCCAGCTAAGAAGAGGGTGTATTGACTTTGGTGCGCGCTAGCAACACCGACCACAATCCCAGCAACCGAAATAATGCCGTCATTGGCACCTAGAACACCGGCCCGAATGATGTTGAGTCGTTCTGATAGATGAAAGTGATGTTCTAGTGGTTGCGCGTTGGTGGTTGTGATAGCTTTCATGAGCGATGTCTCCTTAATATTGACTGATTTAACTTCATTATAGCTAATTGAGAAAGATTATCAATGGCTTTTGGGAAATCATTCACAACGAAAGAATCGTGTCAAATCTATTGCTAGGTTAGATTCGAATGGTTATTAAGTACAGGTGTTAATAAGAAAAATAAAAAGGATTGGGGCCAAATATGAATTTGGGTCCAATCCTTTTTTGATTATAAAGCTGGTGTTAACAGGGCTTGGTGGAAGTAGTAATAAGTGACGACTGTACAGACAATCCCAATTAACGAGATGACCACTAATAATTTAGTGGTTTGTTTTTGAAAATAGTAATAAGCGGTTAAACCGACAAAAAAGGTTGTTAGGCAAATCGAAATGCCTAACAGCATAAGCCAAAAAGTTAGCATTAGTTAGCCCAGTCACCGTTTCTGAAGACTGGTACGATTTGACCATCATGTGTTAAACCATCGATATTCATATCACTTGAACCAACCATGAAATCAACGTGTGCTTGGCTACGATTTAAGCCAGCTGCTTTTAATTCTTCTTGCGTCATGTCAGTGCCACCTTCAATTGAAAAGGCGTAAGCTGAGCCTAGAGCCAAATGATTTGACGCATTTTCGTCGAATAACGTATTGTAGAAGGTGATCTTTGATTGTGAGATTGGTGAAGGATCTGGTACTAAGGCGACTTCGCCTAAACTTTTAACGCCTTCGTCCGTTTGTAATAGTTTTTGAAGGACATCGTTGCCTTCTTCAGCAGTGGCTTTAACCACGCGGCCGTTTTCGAAGGTGAATTGCATGTGATTCAAAGCGTTACCAGCATAGCTCAATGGTTTAGTTGATGAAATATAACCGTCAATATGGTTGGCATCAGCTGCTGAGAAGACTTCTTCAGTTGGCATGTTGGCAACGAATGGGCGACCATCGCTACTTTGGTTAGGACCACCAATCCAAATATGGTTTTCAGGTAAGCCGATTGTTAAATCAGTGCCAGGGGCAGTATAGTGAAGGGCTTTGAATTGGGCAGCGTTTAATTCGGCTGCTTTAGCTTGCAATTTCTTGCCATGTTCTTCCCAGGCTAAGATTGGATCTGGTTGGTCAACACGGGTTGTTTTGAAGATTTCAGTCCATAATTTATCAGTAGCTTCTTGGGCTTCTAAATCAGGGAAGACTTTATGCGCCCAGGCAGGACTAGCAGCTGCTACAACGATCCAACTATTCTTGTTGGCTTGTGTTGCTTGGCGGACCTTGAGCATTGCTTTGCCATTGGCAAGTTGGGCAGCAGCAACCCGGTCGCCATCTAAGCCCTTCAAATTGTCGGGGTCACTAGACATCACCGAAATCCGTTTAGCGTCGTTTGCTAACCAGTAATCGTATTCTTGTTTTTGGAAGTCTGGCACGTCAATCAGACGTTCTTGCGCCTTGTGTTGCATGTTGATGCGATCAATGGCATCATCTTGCCACTTGATAATCACTTCAGCAGCCCCTAAATCGTAACAAGCTGCCGTAATGTCGCGAGCAAATTCAGCTTGGCTAACTGCAATTTGGATGACAACGGTATCGCCATCTTGGACGTTGATCCCCGTTTTAGCGATTAATGCTGCATATTTTTCAAGATTATGTTGGAAAGTCGTCATAAAAAATCCTCCTTAAAGCCTATTTGATACCAATATCATAGCATAGGATGATTAAAAAAACTCGCCCCAACTATAAAAACGTTTTCATGTTATTTAATTTTATGGTAGAGTGGCATTAAAGAATCTGTTTTTGAGTCAATAATGTGGTGGGAGGTGCTGGTAACATGGCACGTAAAAAAAGAATAAAAGCAGAACAAATTCTCGATAAAGCATACGAAATTGTTTTGACGGATGGGTTGAAATCAATCACAGCGCGTAAATTAGCAACCGCTTTGAATTGCTCAACACAGCCGATTTATCTTGAATTCGGGAGTATGTCAGAATTGAAACAAGCTGTCTTGGAACATGCTAAGGCGCGTTTGATTTGGTATGTCAGTGAAGAACAGCATCATGACGACGCACTTGTTAATTTAGGTGTGGGCTATATTCGTTTTGCGACGGTTGAACCTGAACTCTACCGGGCGTTATTTATTGATAATCATTTTGGTGCTGCTGAAACACGCGCTTTTGTTAACCAAGTGACGGATATTCGGCTCCATGATTATCAGCCACTCCAACGTCTGACAAAAGAACAGCAACAACAAGTAGTCAATGAAATTTGGATTACAATGACGGGCTTTGCCACGTTAATCAACGCGCACCTAGTGCAATTTGATGAAGAATCAGCCTCAATGCAAATCGGTGTGATGCTAATGCGCTGTTTTGAACTGGAACGGGTCTAAAGAAATCGTTAAGAAACGATAATAATAATTGTCAATCGTGCGCCAAACGTGTAGCATAGTAAGGGATAGCAATAGTAAGTAGTAGGAGGTCTATTTGTGTCTAAAATTAAAGTAATGACCGTTTTTGGTACCCGACCAGAAGCCATTAAGATGGCGCCACTCGTATTGGAACTTAAAAAGCGCGATACAGAGTTTGAAGCGGTCACTGTTGTCACTGCTCAACATCGTCAGATGCTTGATCAAGTGCTTGAAATTTTTAAAATTAAACCAGATTATGATTTAGATGTCATGAAACAGCGTCAAACCTTGAGTGAGATTACAAGTAACGTCTTGATGAATCTCGATCACGTGATTGCCACTGAAAAACCTGATATTGTCTTAGTGCATGGTGATACCACCACCACGTTTGCAGCTAGTATCAGTGCCTTCTATAATCAAACGGCCATTGGGCACGTTGAAGCAGGCCTTAGAACTTGGGACAAGTATTCACCATTCCCAGAAGAAATGAATCGTCAATTAACCGATGTTTTAAGTGATCTTTATTTTGCACCAACAAGTCAAAGTAAAGCCAACTTATTACAAGAAAACCATAACGAAGATAATATCTTCATTACTGGGAATACTGCGATTGATGCGCTTAAACAAACGGTGCAAAGCGACTATGATCACGATATTTTGAACGTGGTGGATGCTGATAAACGCATGGTTCTAGTGACAATGCATCGTCGTGAAAACCAAGGCGAACCAATGAAGCGGGTCTTCAAAGTCATGCGTCAAGTGGTTGAGAGCCATGATGACGTTGAAATCGTCTATCCGGTTCATCTTAACCCAGTTGTGCAAGAAGCAGCGCAAAGCATATTAGGTAACCATCCACGGATTCATTTGATTGATCCACTAGATGTGGTTGACTTCCATAACTTAGCCGCTAGAAGTTTCTTCATCATGTCTGATTCAGGTGGTGTGCAAGAAGAAGCACCATCACTTGGTAAACCAGTCTTGGTGCTTAGAGACACAACTGAACGTCCAGAAGGTGTTGAAGCTGGGACCTTGAAGTTAGTGGGCACACAACCTGAAATGGTACACGATGCAATGGTTGAGTTGTTAGACAACCAAGAAGTTTATGATGCCATGGCGCAAGCTAAAAACCCATACGGTGACGGCTTTGCTTCAAAGCGGATTTTAGACGCAATTGCGTATCATTTCGAACAAACGAAGGAACGACCAGAAGAATTTTAAAACATGTTATAAACTAAAAGAGGCGCTACGACAGAATTTGTCGTGGCGCCTCTTTTGATTATTTCTTTTCTTTAACAATGTAGACTGGGCGGTTCTTAACTTCTAGATAAATCTTACCGATGTATTTACCGACAATCCCTAAACAAAGGAGTTGTAAGCCACCAATCATTAGAACAACTGAGATGAGAGATGGCCAACCGCTTGTTGGATCACCGAAGATAATCGCACGGACAATGATGAAGATTAGCGCGATTGACGCGATAATAAACGAGAAGAAACCGATAAATGAGGCAATTGCTAGCGGTGTTTCTGAGAAAGTGACAATCCCATCAAGTGAGTACTTGAAGAGTCCCCAGAAAGACCAGCTTGTTGTGCCAGCGACGCGATCTTGATTTTGATATTCAAGATATTTAGTGTCGAAACCAACCCAACTGAAGATACCTTTTGAAAAACGATTGTATTCAGTCATTTCAAGAATGGCATCGACCATTTGACGGGTCATTAAACGGTAATCACGCGCACCGTCCACAATTTTAGTTTGAGAAATATGATTGATAATTTGATAGAACTTTTTAGCGAAGAATGAACGAACGGGTGGTTCGCCAGCACGAGTTGTCCGGCGAGTGCCAACACAATCGTAACCCTCAACTTCGATACCTTGAATCATTTCAGGTAATAAAGCAGGGGGATCTTGGAGATCGACATCCATTACGGCGACGTAATCACCAGTTGCAGCTTGTAAACCGGCGTATAACGCCGCTTCTTTACCGAAGTTTCTCGAAAATGAGATGTAATGCACGTGTTCTGGATCTTGTGCTTGTAATGTCCGCATTGCTGGTAGCGTTTGATCAGCGGAACCATCGTTAATAAATAAGTATTCGATAGCATGATCTGGTAATTGAGCCGCAACTTTTTCAACTGCTGCATAAAATAGTGGGACTGATTCTTGCTCATTAAAACAGGGGACAATAATTGAAATCGTTTTGCTCATGTTAAGCCTCCGTTGACTTATTGAAAATCCATTTACTGAAAATGTAGTTTGCCAGGATAATCATAAATTGATCGATAATCTTAACCACCATGTTAGGACCATGGAGCATTGAAATACCGACAAACATTATCGCAGTATCCATTATATAGGATATACCACGGAAGAAAAAGAAACTAGCTATTTCATGTGAAAAATCTCTAAAAGTCGTGTATTTTGACTGAAAAACCCAGGTTTTATTAGTGAAAAAGGCAAATAGAACTGATAAAAACCAAGCAATGGTATTACTGAGTAAGTAATACATACCAGTATATTGGTCTAAAAGGTAGAAAACAACCATATTGACGGCGGTTGTTAATACCCCGAAGACTAGATACATTAATTGTTCCCAATATTTATGAATGAGATTTTGAATTGTTTTAATCATGATCGCCTCGTTTTAAAATAGTATGATAATGGCGCAGAATACGACCGCGTAAGGCCATCT from Latilactobacillus sakei subsp. sakei DSM 20017 = JCM 1157 harbors:
- a CDS encoding PTS lactose/cellobiose transporter subunit IIA, translated to MADEQNLETIMGLIINGGNAKSSAMEAIQAAKKGDFDQATAKLQESDAALSEAHNVQTGMLTKEASGDHIDVTLLTVHSQDHLMNAITFRDLAGEVVDVYRKMAGLPVETY
- a CDS encoding DUF3284 domain-containing protein, with the translated sequence MEIKQNLSMPASDFYQKIVTSVLFDIKQQTGEKITEAQLANYSYQKLFGNRGQATLKVTQLIKDQSYHYETSSSRGTYQSSYDIFANGPQAIQVIYREQAKANSKLQQTNDLLMGAVLGFMRKRGFKKMLKQIEKSYLAG
- a CDS encoding transcription repressor NadR; its protein translation is MTTQQRRDAILAAIKDSGQPISAKQLAQTYHVSRQTIVGDIALIRAQGVNIIATVSGYYYQTTTQQITGYRAQLVCQHTQAKTRAELTAIVQNGGRVIDVTVDHQVYGEITGQLGINNLTDVKGFMQKIKKYPEQKLLSTLTGGIHLHTIECASEQDFERIKAALSALNILYVNN
- a CDS encoding MFS transporter; this translates as MTKEHHKLLWAAGGAWLFDAMDVGLLSFVIAALAKEWHLNSGQMGLIGSVGSIGMAIGAVFFGALADKIGRRNSLLFSLLLFSIGNGLSALSPSLIVFMALRLLVGIGLGGELPVASTLISENTPDATRGRAVVLLESFWAAGWLAASLLAYFVIPNWGWRVVLLITSLPAVYTLVLREHVKDSHEPATIQKPLPFMQRVTKLWQPAYRQKTALLWFVWFLVVFSYYGMFLWLPSVMVLKGFSLVNSFGYVLIMTLAQLPGYFFAAWLIEKWGRKWVLGSFLIGTAISAYFFGTAQSVGLLISAGALLSFFNLGAWGALYAYTPEQYPAIIRGSGSGLAAAVGRIGGIVGPFLVGYLINQKVSITVIFTIFTVAILMAAGAVLLFGVETMHQKMTDVD
- the fba gene encoding class II fructose-1,6-bisphosphate aldolase; this encodes MSLVNGTEIFKAAREGHYAVGAFNTNNLEWTRAILGAAQETNTPILIQTSMGAAKYMGGYELCKNLVEQTIKSMNITVPVIMHLDHGNYEAAKECIEVGYNSVMFDGHDLPFEENLAKTKEIVALAHAKGISVEAEVGSIGGEEDGIVGAGELADVEEAKQLAAAGPDYLAVGIGNIHGVYPENWQGLSFDRLEELAAEIKIPLVLHGGSGIPKEQILKAIDMGIAKVNVNTEQQIAWSKAVKAYYAADKDEAEKGFDPRKVLAPGTKAIKDTVESRIEWFGTPAVK
- a CDS encoding iron chaperone — protein: MDNVAQYLAGLENDNDRALALSMHKIICTVLPDAEVKLAYGLVGYYQPKALCYFGINKRHVGFYPTNQPMAHFAKEVAPYQTGKGTLQFKKDSAAFPVELIQNIARWQLAQAQK
- a CDS encoding DMT family transporter — its product is MAWFDLLIAGLAEVWWATTMKMSSGFTKLNYTLLTIVGMVVSFGFLIRATKGLPLSIAYPVWTGIGAVGAILVGVILFNEHLSLLTWLFVILLVIGIIGIKVTSGH
- a CDS encoding VIT1/CCC1 transporter family protein, whose protein sequence is MKAITTTNAQPLEHHFHLSERLNIIRAGVLGANDGIISVAGIVVGVASAHQSQYTLFLAGISGMLAGAFSMGGGEYVSVSTQRDTQKSMMRLQKEAIQNEYDAEVASLQRTYESKGLPTPLANQVATAFMQKDSLDITLREKYNIELHHYFNPWHAAFSSFFSFILGSLLPILTILAIPYPYKVSGTVASIVVALIITGYTSATLGHANRFKGILRNVLTGVLTMVVTYLIGGSIG
- a CDS encoding aminopeptidase; this encodes MTTFQHNLEKYAALIAKTGINVQDGDTVVIQIAVSQAEFARDITAACYDLGAAEVIIKWQDDAIDRINMQHKAQERLIDVPDFQKQEYDYWLANDAKRISVMSSDPDNLKGLDGDRVAAAQLANGKAMLKVRQATQANKNSWIVVAAASPAWAHKVFPDLEAQEATDKLWTEIFKTTRVDQPDPILAWEEHGKKLQAKAAELNAAQFKALHYTAPGTDLTIGLPENHIWIGGPNQSSDGRPFVANMPTEEVFSAADANHIDGYISSTKPLSYAGNALNHMQFTFENGRVVKATAEEGNDVLQKLLQTDEGVKSLGEVALVPDPSPISQSKITFYNTLFDENASNHLALGSAYAFSIEGGTDMTQEELKAAGLNRSQAHVDFMVGSSDMNIDGLTHDGQIVPVFRNGDWAN
- a CDS encoding TetR/AcrR family transcriptional regulator, producing MARKKRIKAEQILDKAYEIVLTDGLKSITARKLATALNCSTQPIYLEFGSMSELKQAVLEHAKARLIWYVSEEQHHDDALVNLGVGYIRFATVEPELYRALFIDNHFGAAETRAFVNQVTDIRLHDYQPLQRLTKEQQQQVVNEIWITMTGFATLINAHLVQFDEESASMQIGVMLMRCFELERV